In one Saccharibacillus brassicae genomic region, the following are encoded:
- a CDS encoding glycosyl hydrolase 53 family protein, which translates to MNRKRRVWPLMLALVTLLGTLPTAAGRASAEPAASAAAPQIVNGGFEADFWADRSWNVATDDWEQAEVSRFAYAADSWITKNEGGHALKYWIKDAAVSTRSVTVSQSVYDLPAGRYELTAQSMGGAGAEAGQVQLFAGTAAGIEQATTGYNGWNKRSLEFTLGEPVSELRLGAYVSGQAKAWGYLDDLRLTRIGADKVQPVQADIFVQKVEGLGSGFIKGVDVSSVTALERSGVVFRDAAGTPTDLFATLHQSGVNYVRVRVWNDPYTADGQGYGGGDNDLATAIDIGRRATANGMKVLVDFHYSDFWADPAKQQTPKAWAGYTPEQKGEAIYAYTKNNLQQMRAAGVDVGMVQIGNETNGFFVGEKEWKAIAGMFAQGSRAVREADPSILVALHFTNPESSGRYANYAAELAKHNVDYDVFASSYYPFWHGSLGNLTAVLKQVADTYGKKVMVAETSYAYTAEDGDGHGNTAPKESGQTLDYPISVQGQATSVRGVIDAVAQVGAAGIGVFYWEPAWLPVGPAAELAGNKALWEKYGSGWASSYAAEYDPHDAGAWYGGSAVDNQALFDFAGRPLSSLNVFKYVDTGAVAPLRVDAVRSVGLSVKAGEPVTLPATVEAVYNDGSVRPLPAAWDEAALNAAIQQGPGRYVIGGTAEGGHPVSAVLEIKLANLLSNGSFEQADRSMWHIAYGEGRIPHTAYQNKESDAKSGRYSLHFYSSEGTDFRIEQTVSGLAPGYYDLSMSIQGGDFTQGDLKLLASSGDQARQASAAVHGWQQWDEPKISGIRVEDGRITVGASVYANAGAWGTLDDFYLTFARELETTPPSPGGGTPTDPAPKVPEAPQPAVPANPTPTLPPSPVVTPVPAQPAVPAVPGNEPVVPAQPGGEPSAAAQPYMQGYPDGTFRPAKAVSRAELAAMLLRVSGGPAAAASANAGPSAFGGATGAAGAPVAAANAAAKAAAAGAGGAAKPPAGVGYADVAADSWAAEAVRAVTESGWMRGTGADAFGPNRPVTRAEMAAVLARWKALPAAGGAGLESAGFSDTAGHWAAGDLARARQAGYLRGLPDGRFEPDRALSRAEAAAVFNRVLGRTLPAAPDASRWPDVPAGHWALADIEAAAGDSSR; encoded by the coding sequence ATGAACAGAAAAAGACGGGTATGGCCGCTCATGCTGGCGTTGGTCACGCTGCTCGGTACGCTGCCGACGGCAGCCGGACGGGCTTCGGCCGAGCCTGCCGCTTCGGCGGCCGCACCGCAGATCGTGAACGGAGGATTCGAAGCCGACTTCTGGGCCGATCGTTCGTGGAACGTCGCGACCGACGATTGGGAGCAGGCGGAAGTGAGCCGTTTTGCATACGCGGCCGATTCGTGGATCACGAAAAACGAAGGCGGGCATGCGCTCAAATATTGGATCAAAGACGCCGCCGTCTCGACGCGAAGCGTTACGGTCAGTCAAAGCGTGTACGATCTGCCGGCGGGCCGGTACGAGCTGACCGCGCAGTCGATGGGCGGCGCGGGCGCCGAAGCGGGTCAGGTGCAGCTGTTCGCCGGTACGGCAGCAGGCATCGAACAAGCCACGACCGGCTATAACGGCTGGAACAAGCGGTCGCTGGAATTCACGCTGGGCGAACCGGTGTCCGAACTGCGGCTGGGCGCCTACGTCTCCGGGCAGGCCAAAGCGTGGGGTTATCTGGACGATCTGCGGCTGACGCGGATCGGCGCGGATAAGGTTCAGCCGGTGCAGGCGGATATTTTCGTGCAAAAAGTCGAAGGACTCGGCAGCGGCTTCATCAAAGGGGTCGACGTCTCCAGCGTAACGGCGCTTGAGCGCAGCGGCGTCGTATTCCGCGATGCGGCGGGAACGCCGACGGATCTGTTCGCGACGCTGCACCAATCGGGCGTCAATTACGTGCGGGTGCGCGTCTGGAACGATCCGTATACGGCGGACGGCCAAGGCTACGGCGGCGGAGACAACGATCTCGCCACGGCGATCGACATCGGCCGCAGAGCGACCGCAAACGGCATGAAAGTGCTGGTCGATTTCCACTATTCGGACTTCTGGGCCGATCCGGCCAAGCAGCAGACGCCCAAAGCCTGGGCCGGATACACGCCGGAGCAAAAAGGCGAAGCGATCTACGCGTATACGAAAAATAATCTGCAGCAGATGCGTGCCGCGGGCGTCGACGTCGGCATGGTGCAGATCGGCAACGAGACGAACGGCTTTTTTGTCGGGGAAAAAGAGTGGAAGGCGATCGCCGGGATGTTCGCCCAGGGCAGCCGCGCGGTGCGCGAGGCCGATCCGTCGATCCTCGTCGCCCTGCATTTTACCAATCCGGAATCGTCGGGCCGCTATGCGAATTACGCGGCCGAATTGGCGAAGCATAACGTCGATTACGACGTGTTCGCCAGCTCCTATTATCCGTTCTGGCACGGGTCGCTGGGCAATCTGACCGCCGTGCTCAAGCAGGTCGCGGATACGTACGGCAAAAAAGTAATGGTGGCCGAGACGTCGTACGCCTACACGGCGGAAGACGGCGACGGCCACGGCAACACGGCTCCAAAAGAATCGGGGCAGACGCTCGATTATCCGATCAGCGTGCAGGGACAGGCGACGTCGGTACGCGGCGTGATCGATGCGGTCGCGCAGGTCGGCGCAGCGGGCATCGGCGTGTTCTATTGGGAACCGGCCTGGCTGCCGGTCGGACCGGCCGCCGAGCTCGCGGGCAACAAAGCGCTGTGGGAGAAGTACGGTTCCGGCTGGGCTTCCAGCTACGCGGCCGAATACGATCCGCACGACGCCGGCGCCTGGTACGGAGGCAGCGCGGTCGACAATCAGGCGCTGTTCGATTTTGCCGGGCGGCCGCTGTCTTCGCTGAACGTGTTCAAGTACGTCGACACGGGAGCCGTCGCTCCGCTCCGGGTCGATGCGGTGCGTTCGGTCGGCTTGTCGGTCAAGGCCGGCGAACCGGTCACGCTGCCCGCGACGGTCGAAGCGGTCTACAACGACGGCAGCGTTCGTCCGCTGCCTGCCGCATGGGACGAAGCCGCCCTGAATGCGGCCATCCAACAAGGGCCGGGCCGCTACGTCATCGGCGGCACGGCGGAAGGGGGACATCCGGTGTCGGCTGTGCTTGAGATCAAGCTTGCGAACCTGCTGTCGAACGGAAGCTTCGAGCAGGCGGACCGCAGCATGTGGCATATCGCGTACGGCGAAGGCCGCATTCCGCATACGGCTTACCAGAACAAAGAATCCGACGCCAAATCGGGCCGGTATTCGCTGCACTTCTATTCGTCCGAAGGCACGGACTTCCGGATCGAGCAGACGGTCAGCGGGCTCGCGCCGGGCTACTACGACCTGTCCATGTCGATCCAGGGCGGAGACTTTACGCAGGGCGACCTGAAGCTGCTGGCTTCGAGCGGCGATCAGGCACGCCAAGCGTCCGCCGCGGTCCATGGCTGGCAGCAGTGGGACGAGCCGAAGATCTCCGGCATCCGCGTCGAAGACGGCCGCATCACGGTCGGCGCTTCGGTCTATGCCAACGCGGGCGCGTGGGGCACGCTGGACGATTTCTACCTGACGTTCGCGCGCGAACTGGAGACGACGCCGCCTTCGCCGGGCGGCGGCACGCCGACCGATCCGGCACCGAAGGTGCCGGAAGCGCCGCAGCCGGCCGTGCCGGCGAATCCGACGCCGACCCTGCCGCCTTCGCCGGTCGTCACGCCGGTTCCGGCGCAGCCGGCTGTACCGGCGGTGCCCGGCAATGAGCCCGTCGTACCTGCGCAGCCGGGCGGGGAGCCGTCGGCGGCTGCGCAGCCGTACATGCAGGGCTATCCGGACGGCACGTTCCGTCCGGCCAAAGCGGTCTCGCGGGCGGAGCTCGCCGCGATGCTGCTGCGGGTGAGCGGCGGCCCGGCAGCCGCGGCGAGCGCGAATGCGGGGCCATCCGCATTCGGAGGCGCGACCGGCGCTGCGGGCGCGCCGGTTGCGGCAGCGAACGCCGCCGCAAAAGCGGCCGCTGCGGGTGCCGGCGGTGCGGCCAAGCCGCCGGCAGGCGTCGGCTACGCCGACGTGGCGGCCGACAGTTGGGCCGCGGAAGCGGTTCGGGCCGTGACGGAGTCCGGCTGGATGCGCGGCACCGGCGCGGACGCTTTCGGCCCGAACCGGCCCGTGACCCGGGCCGAGATGGCCGCCGTACTGGCGCGCTGGAAGGCGCTGCCTGCGGCGGGCGGGGCCGGGCTTGAATCGGCGGGATTCTCCGATACCGCCGGGCACTGGGCCGCGGGCGATCTGGCCCGCGCGCGGCAGGCCGGCTATCTGCGCGGCCTGCCGGACGGCCGCTTCGAGCCGGACCGGGCCCTGAGCCGCGCCGAAGCCGCGGCCGTGTTCAACCGGGTCCTGGGTCGGACCCTGCCGGCTGCGCCGGACGCTTCGCGCTGGCCGGACGTGCCGGCCGGACACTGGGCACTCGCGGATATCGAAGCCGCCGCCGGGGATTCTTCCCGCTAG
- a CDS encoding alpha/beta hydrolase, with the protein MKVTLRMIDRQLRLKGLFMKALTQKSTEAKYIASAKSAGKALQGRKGKNIDGLRCDERWIPARGGRQIRVRIYRPRREVSQVPGILWLHGGGYSLGLPELNADMYKNLIGTRDCVIVAPDYRLSVEAPYPAALHDSYDALLWMKEHAAELGIRTDQLMVGGESAGGGLSAALTLYARDLNEVKLAFQMPLYPMIDDRMQGESAQGNNAPIWDSNSNGWAWQLYLGELHGREDVPPYAAAARATDYGGLPPAVTFVGELEPFRDETVAYVENLRAAGVPVRFERYAGCYHAFDMICPRADVSRRATAFLMQAFGEAADRYFAAQPEETRAD; encoded by the coding sequence ATGAAAGTCACGCTTCGCATGATCGATCGGCAGCTGCGGCTCAAAGGTCTCTTCATGAAAGCTCTCACGCAAAAATCGACCGAAGCGAAGTATATCGCTTCGGCCAAAAGCGCCGGCAAAGCGCTGCAAGGACGCAAAGGCAAAAATATCGACGGGCTGCGCTGCGACGAACGGTGGATTCCGGCGCGCGGCGGCCGGCAGATTCGCGTCCGCATCTACCGTCCGCGACGCGAAGTCTCGCAGGTACCCGGCATCTTGTGGCTGCACGGCGGCGGCTATTCGCTCGGCCTGCCCGAACTGAACGCCGACATGTACAAGAACCTGATCGGCACGCGGGACTGCGTGATCGTCGCGCCGGATTACCGGCTGTCGGTCGAAGCGCCTTATCCGGCGGCGCTGCATGACAGCTACGACGCGCTGCTCTGGATGAAAGAGCACGCCGCGGAACTTGGCATCCGTACCGACCAGCTCATGGTCGGCGGAGAAAGCGCCGGCGGCGGATTGAGCGCGGCGCTGACGCTGTACGCCCGCGATCTGAACGAAGTGAAGCTGGCGTTCCAGATGCCGCTCTACCCGATGATCGACGACCGGATGCAGGGCGAATCCGCGCAGGGCAACAACGCCCCGATCTGGGATTCCAATTCCAACGGATGGGCCTGGCAGTTGTATCTGGGCGAGCTGCACGGCCGCGAAGACGTTCCGCCCTACGCCGCCGCGGCCCGGGCGACCGACTACGGCGGCCTGCCTCCGGCCGTCACGTTCGTCGGCGAGCTGGAGCCGTTCCGCGACGAGACGGTCGCCTACGTCGAGAACCTGCGCGCCGCCGGCGTGCCGGTACGGTTCGAGCGGTACGCCGGCTGTTATCATGCGTTCGACATGATATGCCCCCGAGCGGACGTCAGCCGCCGGGCGACGGCTTTCCTGATGCAGGCATTCGGGGAAGCCGCGGATCGGTATTTCGCGGCGCAGCCGGAGGAGACGCGCGCGGACTAA